A genomic window from Blastococcus saxobsidens DD2 includes:
- the nadE gene encoding ammonia-dependent NAD(+) synthetase, protein MTDDATDAQRRIARELGVRLEFDVAEEADRRSQFLAELLTATGLRTLVLGISGGVDSATVGMLCRRAVRRRPAGSAALAAVRLPYGQQQDDADARLVLDTIEPDCLFTVDIQPASDAALVSLSAAGLRFPSAEKEDHALGNIKARQRMVAQYAIAAALDGLVIGTDHAAEAVTGFFTKFGDGGVDANPLAGLTKRRVRALAEHLGVPARIITKVPTADLESQRPQLPDEEVLGLRYAEIDDFLEGLPVSPEVHAAMTRHYTATAHKRSGPLVPPPRPPGCAG, encoded by the coding sequence GTGACCGACGACGCGACGGATGCCCAGCGACGCATCGCCCGAGAACTCGGAGTGCGCCTCGAGTTCGATGTGGCCGAGGAAGCGGACCGCCGCAGCCAATTCCTGGCCGAGCTGCTGACCGCGACCGGTCTGCGCACCCTTGTGCTGGGCATCAGCGGTGGCGTCGATTCGGCGACGGTCGGCATGCTCTGTCGCCGAGCCGTCCGCCGTCGCCCAGCCGGATCGGCCGCGCTGGCGGCGGTGCGTCTTCCGTACGGACAGCAGCAGGACGACGCAGACGCCCGGCTGGTCCTCGACACCATCGAACCCGATTGCCTCTTCACCGTCGACATCCAGCCGGCCAGCGATGCTGCCCTGGTCAGCCTGTCGGCGGCGGGACTGCGGTTTCCTTCCGCCGAGAAAGAGGACCATGCCCTGGGCAACATCAAGGCACGCCAGCGCATGGTCGCCCAGTACGCCATCGCCGCGGCGCTCGACGGCCTGGTGATCGGCACCGACCACGCCGCCGAGGCCGTCACCGGCTTCTTCACCAAGTTCGGAGACGGCGGAGTTGACGCCAATCCGCTCGCCGGGCTGACCAAGCGCCGGGTACGGGCTCTCGCCGAACACCTGGGTGTGCCTGCGCGCATCATCACGAAGGTTCCCACCGCTGACCTGGAGTCCCAGCGTCCCCAGCTGCCCGACGAGGAGGTCCTCGGCCTCCGCTATGCCGAGATCGACGACTTCCTCGAAGGGCTACCGGTCAGCCCAGAGGTCCACGCAGCGATGACACGCCACTACACCGCCACCGCCCACAAACGGAGCGGGCCGCTCGTTCCACCGCCGCGGCCGCCAGGCTGCGCGGGTTGA
- a CDS encoding alpha/beta fold hydrolase: MPTPPPLPREMLLRYTDVPEGRIRTRVLGHRSPGVLPVVVVQGMAVSDHLLPACAVLGDWTEVHLLDLPGYAGSGEPTRYLDVRGYADTVAHWLEAAGLDRAVVVGHSSGTQVAAWTGVLCPERVAAVGLVSPTVDPMARSLPRLLFRWRLDARAPSPGLEANHIPEWKRARPRGIVHLIRVHLADRLEEQVTRLHVPVLAIRGEQDRLSTERWMRDLAGSTPNGDHVTVPGAHAFVWLDPHAWSDPLHRLATRASSAVS; the protein is encoded by the coding sequence ATGCCGACCCCTCCCCCGCTGCCGCGAGAGATGCTGCTCCGCTACACCGACGTGCCCGAGGGGCGCATCCGCACGCGGGTGCTGGGCCATCGGTCTCCCGGCGTCCTCCCAGTCGTCGTCGTGCAGGGCATGGCGGTCTCCGACCATCTACTTCCGGCCTGTGCCGTCCTCGGCGACTGGACGGAAGTACACCTGCTCGACCTGCCCGGCTACGCCGGCAGCGGCGAGCCGACGCGCTACCTGGACGTTCGCGGCTACGCGGACACTGTCGCGCACTGGCTCGAGGCCGCGGGGCTCGACCGCGCCGTGGTCGTGGGACATTCGAGTGGCACGCAGGTGGCGGCGTGGACCGGGGTGCTGTGCCCTGAGCGGGTGGCCGCCGTCGGCTTGGTCAGCCCCACCGTCGACCCGATGGCGCGGTCCCTGCCCAGGTTGCTGTTTCGCTGGCGCCTGGACGCGCGAGCGCCCTCGCCCGGCCTGGAGGCCAACCACATCCCGGAGTGGAAGCGCGCCCGACCGCGCGGGATCGTTCACCTGATCAGGGTCCATCTCGCCGACCGGCTCGAGGAGCAGGTCACGCGCCTGCACGTGCCGGTGTTGGCCATCCGCGGCGAGCAGGACCGGCTCAGCACCGAGCGCTGGATGCGGGACCTGGCCGGCTCCACGCCGAACGGCGATCACGTCACGGTGCCCGGCGCGCACGCCTTCGTCTGGCTCGATCCGCACGCGTGGTCAGACCCGCTGCACCGTCTCGCCACTCGAGCCTCCTCAGCGGTCTCCTGA
- a CDS encoding ArsR/SmtB family transcription factor, with protein MKARSNVDASPPTVNEAQALSPAASLFHSLSDPTRLAILRHLAVGEHRVVDLTTHLGLAQSTVSAHLACLRDCGLVTSRPQGRASMFSLAAEPRLMELLAAAERLLAETGDAVDLCPNHGSAARTERGE; from the coding sequence ATGAAAGCGCGCAGCAATGTTGACGCGTCGCCGCCGACGGTCAACGAGGCGCAGGCGCTGTCCCCGGCGGCGTCCCTGTTCCACAGCCTGTCCGACCCGACCCGGCTGGCGATCCTGCGCCATCTGGCCGTCGGCGAACACCGGGTCGTGGACCTGACGACGCACCTGGGCTTGGCCCAGTCCACCGTCTCCGCGCATCTGGCCTGCCTACGCGACTGTGGACTGGTCACCTCCCGACCCCAGGGCCGCGCGTCGATGTTCTCTCTCGCGGCCGAGCCGCGGTTGATGGAGCTGCTGGCCGCCGCAGAGCGGCTGCTCGCCGAGACCGGCGACGCCGTCGACCTCTGCCCCAACCACGGCTCCGCCGCCCGCACCGAGCGCGGGGAATGA
- a CDS encoding class I SAM-dependent methyltransferase: MGDCDMLMNRIETALVDSRPRRALQRWYETPALLRLGGKLPPKARVLELGCGAGYGTELVLEQFGAEKVDAVDLDPQMVDRARRRVSGYGDRVRLVTGDVTDLRQALGAADGSYDAVFEFGILHHVEDWRAAVGEVARVLRPGGRFYFDEVTADALATRGYRWLFDHPTRDRFTAAGFIAELERQDLVVGQRWLTRVRGHYLLGVADRPAPSPG, translated from the coding sequence ATGGGCGACTGCGACATGCTGATGAACCGGATAGAGACCGCACTCGTGGACAGTCGGCCCCGACGGGCGCTGCAGCGCTGGTACGAGACTCCGGCGCTGCTGCGACTCGGCGGCAAGCTGCCACCGAAGGCACGGGTTCTGGAACTGGGCTGCGGCGCCGGCTACGGCACCGAACTGGTTCTCGAACAGTTCGGCGCCGAGAAGGTGGACGCTGTCGATCTCGATCCTCAGATGGTCGATCGTGCGCGCCGACGGGTGAGCGGCTATGGCGACAGGGTTCGGCTCGTCACCGGGGACGTGACCGACCTGCGGCAGGCGCTGGGGGCGGCCGACGGCAGCTATGACGCGGTGTTCGAGTTCGGGATCCTGCACCACGTCGAAGATTGGCGCGCGGCCGTGGGTGAAGTCGCTCGAGTGCTGCGGCCGGGTGGCCGCTTCTACTTCGACGAGGTCACCGCCGATGCGCTGGCCACCCGGGGCTACCGGTGGCTGTTCGACCACCCGACACGCGACCGGTTCACCGCCGCAGGGTTCATCGCCGAGCTCGAGCGGCAGGACCTGGTCGTAGGTCAGCGGTGGCTGACCCGTGTCCGCGGCCACTACCTTCTCGGCGTCGCTGACCGGCCGGCTCCTTCACCCGGTTGA
- a CDS encoding cadmium resistance transporter, whose amino-acid sequence MELLTWTLQAIGLFLATNIDDIIVLSLFYARGAGQRGTTAKILVGQYLGFGAILAAAVLVALGARSFLPEEAIPYFGLIPLGLGLLAAWRVWRSDDDDDDDEGKVSGKTLSALTIAAVTFANGGDNIGVYVPVFATVGTAGILAYSVVFLALVAVLVAAARFVATRKPIAEVLERWEHVLFPIVLIGLGVVILVEGRAFGL is encoded by the coding sequence ATGGAACTCCTCACCTGGACCCTGCAGGCCATCGGCCTGTTCTTGGCCACCAACATCGACGACATCATCGTGCTGTCGCTGTTCTATGCCCGGGGCGCCGGCCAGCGCGGCACCACCGCGAAGATCCTCGTCGGCCAGTACCTCGGATTCGGCGCCATCCTGGCCGCGGCGGTGCTCGTCGCCCTGGGCGCGCGCAGCTTCCTGCCCGAGGAAGCCATCCCGTACTTCGGACTCATCCCGCTGGGCCTCGGCCTGCTCGCGGCCTGGCGGGTCTGGCGCAGTGATGACGATGACGATGACGACGAGGGCAAGGTCAGCGGCAAGACGCTCAGCGCGCTGACCATCGCCGCAGTCACCTTCGCCAACGGCGGGGACAACATCGGCGTGTACGTGCCGGTCTTCGCCACCGTCGGCACGGCGGGGATCCTCGCCTACTCGGTCGTCTTCCTCGCCCTGGTGGCCGTGCTGGTCGCCGCGGCGCGCTTCGTCGCCACCCGCAAGCCGATCGCGGAAGTGCTGGAGCGTTGGGAGCACGTGCTGTTCCCGATCGTCCTGATCGGCCTGGGCGTCGTCATCCTGGTCGAGGGCAGAGCCTTCGGCCTGTAG
- a CDS encoding DUF305 domain-containing protein: MPDRPRAAGAGGVGAFGLDPQEAESGEIRRRGQAEALPEPTQRRRRASHDEGGSPTEQRRDAHQRQRQRRKQHSQADDPELRSMGWDAVRSGVEWCGRVRVEWSHIRFSQSRVFMAITMGGVMGLVMLGWMLNMYKNMKANVAIVAASLLLLGFGVLLDRTQTTVQDTAWMRAMIPHHSMAITRSERSELSDVRVCQLAVEISEAQMREIDEMDWLIEDIAENGIADTVEEAEARPVPEFDASASRDCPPSD; the protein is encoded by the coding sequence GTGCCTGATCGACCCCGTGCAGCAGGCGCTGGCGGGGTCGGGGCGTTCGGCCTAGATCCGCAGGAGGCAGAGAGCGGAGAGATCCGGCGCAGGGGGCAGGCGGAAGCGCTGCCGGAGCCCACGCAGCGAAGGAGGCGGGCCTCGCACGACGAGGGCGGCTCGCCCACGGAACAGCGTCGCGACGCTCACCAGCGCCAGCGCCAGCGCCGCAAACAGCACAGCCAGGCAGATGACCCAGAGCTCCGGTCCATGGGCTGGGATGCCGTCCGAAGCGGGGTGGAGTGGTGTGGTCGCGTCCGCGTCGAGTGGAGCCACATCCGCTTCAGCCAGAGCCGCGTGTTCATGGCGATCACCATGGGCGGGGTCATGGGGCTGGTGATGCTCGGCTGGATGCTGAACATGTACAAGAACATGAAGGCCAACGTCGCCATCGTCGCGGCGAGCTTGCTGCTCCTGGGGTTCGGGGTGCTTCTCGACCGCACTCAGACGACCGTGCAGGACACCGCCTGGATGCGTGCGATGATCCCGCACCACTCGATGGCGATCACCCGCTCCGAGCGGTCTGAACTCTCGGACGTGCGCGTGTGCCAGCTGGCCGTGGAGATCAGCGAGGCGCAGATGCGGGAGATCGACGAGATGGATTGGCTGATCGAGGACATCGCTGAGAACGGGATCGCCGACACGGTTGAGGAAGCCGAGGCCCGACCGGTTCCCGAGTTCGACGCCTCCGCGTCACGGGACTGCCCGCCCTCGGACTGA
- a CDS encoding DUF305 domain-containing protein: MTRRTARLVRIAGGLLAGAVLLGGCSSTVDGTAVDSNTSADSSATVSEEFNDADVAFAQGMIPHHEGALGMAEMALERASDPRVLDLAERIQAGQDPEIDLMTGWLEEWGEPVETGGTGGMDHGSGGGMDHGSDGMGDMPAAGPDFDVMWLQSMIEHHDGAVIMAQIEIDDGANEEAIDLARVIVETQNDEINEMQQLLNELGG, from the coding sequence ATGACCCGTAGGACAGCTCGACTCGTCCGTATCGCCGGTGGCCTGCTCGCCGGCGCAGTCCTTCTCGGCGGCTGCTCCAGTACCGTCGACGGCACTGCCGTTGACAGCAACACTTCCGCCGACAGCTCGGCGACCGTGTCCGAAGAGTTCAACGACGCCGACGTCGCCTTCGCGCAGGGGATGATCCCGCATCACGAAGGTGCCCTGGGGATGGCTGAGATGGCTCTGGAGCGCGCCAGCGATCCTCGCGTGCTCGACCTGGCCGAGCGCATCCAGGCCGGTCAGGATCCGGAGATCGATCTGATGACCGGCTGGCTGGAGGAGTGGGGAGAGCCGGTGGAGACCGGTGGCACGGGGGGTATGGATCATGGGTCCGGCGGCGGCATGGATCATGGCTCGGACGGCATGGGGGACATGCCGGCCGCCGGTCCCGACTTCGACGTCATGTGGCTGCAGTCGATGATCGAGCACCACGACGGCGCGGTGATCATGGCGCAGATCGAGATCGACGACGGTGCGAACGAGGAAGCGATCGACCTGGCTCGGGTCATCGTCGAGACGCAGAACGACGAGATCAACGAGATGCAGCAGCTGCTGAACGAACTCGGCGGCTGA
- a CDS encoding four-helix bundle copper-binding protein yields MTVAAQMLDTYPKDLGGVDKPKLLECIEACFECAQACTACADACLSEDKVAELTKCIRTNTDCADICDTTGRVLSRHTGYDANLTRAVLEACAAACKACGDECESHASMHEHCRVCAEACRRCEKACRDLITSLS; encoded by the coding sequence ATGACCGTGGCAGCCCAGATGCTCGACACCTACCCCAAGGACCTCGGCGGAGTCGACAAGCCGAAGCTCCTCGAGTGCATCGAGGCCTGCTTCGAGTGCGCCCAGGCCTGCACCGCCTGCGCCGACGCCTGCCTCAGCGAGGACAAGGTCGCCGAGCTGACCAAGTGCATCCGCACCAACACCGACTGCGCCGACATCTGCGACACGACCGGCCGGGTGCTCTCCCGGCACACCGGCTACGACGCCAACCTCACCCGGGCCGTCCTCGAGGCCTGCGCCGCCGCCTGCAAGGCCTGCGGTGACGAGTGCGAAAGCCACGCCTCGATGCACGAGCACTGCCGCGTCTGCGCCGAGGCCTGCCGGCGCTGCGAGAAGGCCTGCCGAGACCTCATCACGTCGCTGAGCTGA
- a CDS encoding ArsR/SmtB family transcription factor, whose protein sequence is MSEPDHAHPVDPVRVAHARARLPSRDEAAQLTSVLSLMADPTRARVLFALDMVEELCVGDLALALESNEDAVGYALRLLRTAGLVTNRKQGRVVFYRLAEGFPEPLREHCLRQLVVLSDAAPDDD, encoded by the coding sequence ATGTCCGAACCCGATCACGCGCATCCGGTCGATCCCGTGCGTGTCGCCCACGCCCGAGCCCGGCTGCCCAGCCGCGACGAAGCGGCCCAGCTGACCAGCGTGCTGAGCCTGATGGCCGACCCGACCCGAGCCCGAGTCCTGTTCGCGCTCGACATGGTCGAGGAGCTCTGCGTCGGCGACCTCGCGCTGGCCCTGGAGTCCAACGAGGACGCCGTCGGCTACGCCCTGCGGCTGCTGCGCACGGCGGGACTGGTGACCAACCGGAAGCAGGGGCGCGTCGTGTTCTACCGCCTGGCCGAAGGATTCCCCGAGCCGCTACGGGAGCACTGCCTCCGCCAGTTGGTCGTCCTCTCAGACGCGGCGCCGGACGACGACTGA
- a CDS encoding NADH-quinone oxidoreductase subunit A, giving the protein MVALLSLAALVAAGIVGLYGLSSALRTAREPAAVLSYESGLLPQQHAVSRYHARWYAVTVLFLAFDMEMIFMYPWVVVVADMGAAAVVEMFGFLAVLLVGVTYVWREGALRWT; this is encoded by the coding sequence ATGGTTGCGCTGCTGTCGCTGGCTGCCCTGGTCGCGGCCGGCATCGTCGGGCTGTACGGGCTGTCGTCGGCGTTGCGCACCGCCCGGGAGCCCGCCGCCGTCCTGTCGTACGAGTCGGGCCTGCTCCCGCAGCAGCACGCCGTCTCTCGCTACCACGCGCGGTGGTACGCGGTCACGGTCCTCTTTCTTGCCTTCGACATGGAGATGATCTTCATGTACCCGTGGGTGGTCGTGGTCGCGGACATGGGGGCGGCGGCGGTCGTCGAGATGTTCGGCTTCCTCGCCGTTCTGCTTGTCGGTGTCACCTACGTCTGGCGTGAGGGTGCGCTGCGATGGACCTGA
- a CDS encoding NADH-quinone oxidoreductase subunit H encodes MPEQTLAEVWGLVPAVLGIVAVGLVLGVVVAAVDRVVVFGAAGAAVGPIRSSARLLVEQRRTTLAPDRLLWRIGCVAVLTLALLSLAVVPVGGRTLWSTSADLVWFNAMEALLWAAVWLVGWGPNAVHALTGGYRFLAQGLAYELPLMFALITAGLGAGSLRTTDVVAAQESLWFVVTMPVAFLVFVASAAAFAFWGPFAAPAAADIAGGVTSELSGVDRLLVEAGRAVFLGASAAMAAALFLGGDSGPWLPGPLWHLLKTLAVVAALVWVGRRMPVLRPDRTVEVGWMVLVPLTLLQALVVAVLVLNGFYA; translated from the coding sequence ATGCCTGAGCAGACTCTGGCGGAGGTGTGGGGGCTGGTCCCGGCAGTCCTCGGGATCGTGGCGGTCGGTCTGGTCCTGGGCGTCGTGGTGGCGGCGGTCGACCGCGTCGTCGTCTTCGGCGCGGCGGGGGCCGCTGTCGGGCCGATCCGCTCGAGCGCGCGTCTGCTGGTCGAGCAGCGGCGGACGACTCTGGCGCCGGACCGACTGCTGTGGCGGATCGGATGCGTCGCCGTGCTGACACTGGCGCTGCTGTCTCTGGCGGTGGTGCCCGTGGGCGGTCGGACGCTGTGGTCGACCAGCGCCGATCTCGTGTGGTTCAACGCCATGGAGGCGTTGCTGTGGGCGGCGGTGTGGCTGGTCGGGTGGGGTCCGAACGCGGTCCATGCCCTGACCGGTGGATACCGGTTCCTCGCCCAGGGCCTGGCCTACGAGTTGCCGCTGATGTTCGCGCTCATCACGGCTGGCCTGGGGGCCGGCTCACTGCGCACGACGGACGTCGTGGCCGCGCAGGAGAGCCTGTGGTTCGTGGTCACGATGCCGGTCGCCTTCCTGGTCTTCGTGGCCAGCGCCGCGGCCTTCGCCTTCTGGGGGCCGTTCGCCGCACCGGCCGCAGCTGACATCGCCGGCGGCGTCACCTCGGAACTGTCCGGGGTGGACCGGCTGCTGGTGGAGGCCGGTCGCGCCGTCTTCCTCGGCGCGAGCGCGGCCATGGCGGCCGCACTGTTCCTCGGCGGCGACTCCGGCCCCTGGTTGCCCGGCCCGCTGTGGCACCTGCTGAAGACGCTGGCCGTCGTCGCTGCTCTGGTCTGGGTGGGACGACGGATGCCGGTGCTGCGGCCCGATCGCACGGTGGAGGTCGGGTGGATGGTCCTGGTCCCGCTGACGCTATTGCAGGCGCTGGTCGTCGCTGTGCTGGTCCTGAACGGGTTCTACGCGTGA
- a CDS encoding NADH-quinone oxidoreductase subunit J, whose product MLSELSGWAVTAVAVLGVLSVAAGVAVFVVDSMARATFALLASFLAVAGILLALDLVYLAVVTALMMTIEMAIMAVFMIMFMMNPAGLMPMTMVHNAKGSAGTGAGAFVVLVVGIWTIDWPMPDPERPADSTRQLGEAIMGSHMLVMLVIGIGLFATILAGTVLATARGRYDRFGAGLTAKRPDDPVPGGLRR is encoded by the coding sequence ATGCTGAGCGAGCTCTCCGGCTGGGCGGTCACGGCCGTCGCCGTCCTCGGGGTTCTGTCGGTTGCCGCGGGAGTCGCCGTGTTCGTCGTCGACTCGATGGCGCGGGCGACCTTCGCCCTGCTGGCGTCGTTCCTCGCCGTGGCGGGCATCCTGCTCGCCCTCGACCTGGTCTACCTGGCCGTCGTGACGGCGCTGATGATGACGATCGAGATGGCGATCATGGCCGTCTTCATGATCATGTTCATGATGAACCCGGCCGGGCTCATGCCGATGACGATGGTGCACAACGCCAAAGGTTCGGCCGGAACGGGTGCGGGTGCGTTCGTCGTCCTCGTCGTCGGCATCTGGACGATCGACTGGCCGATGCCGGACCCGGAGCGCCCGGCTGACAGCACCCGCCAGCTCGGGGAGGCGATCATGGGCAGCCACATGCTCGTCATGCTGGTGATCGGCATCGGGCTGTTCGCCACGATCCTGGCCGGCACCGTCCTGGCCACCGCGCGCGGCCGCTACGACCGCTTCGGCGCCGGCCTGACGGCGAAGCGCCCGGACGACCCGGTGCCCGGGGGACTGCGCCGATGA
- a CDS encoding NADH-quinone oxidoreductase subunit NuoK, which translates to MTAEMVLQIVLTVAAGLIGVGLFGALSQQTIVMVMMGLELVLNGVLLAGGAAWYFLAPELPDAQVLVVVALVVMAVEMAMGFAVTVAFYRARQLDMIDMASDLRG; encoded by the coding sequence ATGACCGCCGAGATGGTCCTGCAGATCGTACTGACCGTCGCCGCGGGTCTGATCGGTGTCGGGCTTTTCGGGGCGTTGTCCCAGCAGACGATCGTCATGGTGATGATGGGCCTCGAGCTCGTCCTCAACGGTGTGCTGCTGGCCGGGGGAGCGGCCTGGTACTTCCTCGCGCCGGAGCTGCCCGACGCCCAGGTGCTGGTCGTCGTGGCGCTGGTGGTCATGGCGGTGGAGATGGCCATGGGCTTCGCCGTCACCGTCGCCTTCTATCGAGCTCGGCAGCTCGACATGATCGACATGGCGTCGGACCTGCGCGGATGA
- a CDS encoding proton-conducting transporter membrane subunit: protein MSAVLGALVLLPALTGAGLLVTGRRADRVAGALAVAVTAAGVVVAALVAGTRPRLSVPFLGIVEGGDLRLVVDGLSAVLVVLVAGIALLVTVFAVVDLSADAARGRFFGYLLLFVAAMLATVTAATLPTLLLAWEVMGATSYALIGYHWEEPGKLAAGTRAFMTTRAGDLGLYVAAGAALAATGSLVLTDLESADGGWADVAAAGVLVAALGKSAQLPFSAWLSAAMQGPSPVSALLHSATMVAAGGYLLIRMQPLLAATGWAATAAAWTGALTALVLGAVAVAQTDLKQLLAASTAAQIGFVVLAAGVGATAGGTAQLVAHAAVKAGLFVAAGAWLTALGTKNLADLRGAARRYPGMGAAATVAALALAGVPPLSLWATKDEVLAGVDGTALRVVGLAAAAVSAVYAGRILAVVLARPTGDEAFDEEEPGTRRVPALTTVVAGVLAVLAAGLGVLALPAVAEKLKAVLDVEGEPSPGLGELLLSGTLALVALGLTVAVVRARPAVMEQLSRGPLASWAGLGRLLSPRPAMAVGRALAVVDDKLIDRAVMGVALGARRLAGMASRADDSVLDGAVSGVAAATRRTAAGSARIDTGVVDGLVRATARAFRRAGSAARRPQTGLLHQYYAQAVVGLGFLLVLLLVVR from the coding sequence ATGAGCGCCGTCCTCGGCGCCCTGGTGCTGCTCCCCGCCCTGACCGGTGCGGGGCTGCTGGTTACCGGTCGGCGGGCCGATCGCGTCGCCGGAGCGCTGGCCGTGGCCGTCACCGCGGCAGGTGTGGTGGTGGCTGCGCTGGTGGCCGGGACCCGGCCGCGGCTGTCTGTGCCGTTCCTCGGGATCGTCGAGGGCGGGGATCTGCGCCTGGTCGTCGACGGGCTCTCCGCCGTGCTCGTCGTCCTGGTGGCCGGCATCGCCCTGCTGGTCACCGTGTTCGCCGTCGTGGACCTGTCGGCGGATGCCGCTCGGGGGCGGTTCTTCGGCTACCTGCTGCTGTTCGTCGCGGCCATGCTGGCGACGGTCACCGCGGCAACCTTGCCCACGCTCCTCCTGGCCTGGGAGGTCATGGGCGCGACCTCCTACGCGCTCATCGGCTACCACTGGGAGGAGCCGGGCAAGCTGGCCGCCGGCACCCGGGCGTTCATGACCACCCGGGCCGGTGACCTCGGCCTATACGTCGCCGCCGGGGCGGCGCTGGCGGCGACCGGGAGCCTGGTGCTGACTGACCTGGAGAGCGCGGACGGCGGCTGGGCGGACGTGGCCGCCGCCGGCGTGCTGGTCGCCGCGCTGGGCAAGTCGGCGCAGCTGCCCTTCTCGGCCTGGCTCTCGGCCGCGATGCAGGGGCCGAGCCCGGTGAGCGCGCTGCTGCACTCGGCCACGATGGTGGCCGCCGGCGGGTACCTGCTCATCCGGATGCAGCCGCTGCTCGCGGCGACCGGCTGGGCCGCGACGGCGGCGGCGTGGACCGGGGCGCTGACCGCCCTGGTCCTGGGCGCGGTGGCCGTGGCGCAAACTGACCTCAAGCAGCTGCTCGCGGCCAGCACCGCCGCGCAGATCGGCTTCGTCGTCCTCGCCGCCGGGGTGGGCGCCACCGCAGGCGGCACCGCCCAGCTGGTCGCGCACGCCGCGGTCAAGGCCGGGCTGTTCGTCGCCGCCGGGGCCTGGCTCACCGCGCTCGGCACCAAGAATCTGGCTGACCTGCGTGGCGCCGCCCGTCGGTATCCAGGAATGGGAGCAGCGGCCACCGTCGCTGCCCTCGCTCTGGCCGGTGTACCGCCGCTGTCGCTGTGGGCCACCAAGGACGAGGTACTCGCCGGTGTCGACGGAACGGCCCTGCGGGTGGTGGGCCTTGCCGCCGCCGCGGTCTCGGCGGTCTACGCCGGTCGGATCCTGGCCGTCGTCCTCGCCCGGCCGACGGGGGACGAGGCGTTCGACGAGGAGGAGCCGGGCACCCGGCGCGTCCCGGCCCTGACCACGGTAGTCGCCGGCGTGCTGGCCGTTCTCGCCGCCGGGCTGGGTGTGCTCGCGCTGCCGGCCGTGGCCGAGAAACTCAAGGCGGTCCTGGACGTGGAGGGGGAGCCGTCCCCGGGGCTGGGGGAGCTGCTGCTCTCCGGGACGCTCGCGCTGGTGGCCCTGGGGCTGACCGTCGCCGTGGTCCGGGCCCGCCCTGCCGTCATGGAGCAGCTCTCCCGGGGTCCGCTGGCCTCGTGGGCCGGGCTGGGACGGCTGTTGTCGCCCCGGCCGGCCATGGCTGTCGGCCGCGCTCTGGCAGTCGTCGACGACAAGCTGATCGACCGGGCCGTCATGGGGGTGGCCCTTGGCGCCCGTCGGCTCGCCGGTATGGCGTCCCGGGCGGACGACAGCGTCCTGGACGGCGCGGTGTCCGGCGTCGCCGCGGCGACCCGCCGCACCGCGGCCGGCTCCGCGCGGATCGACACGGGCGTGGTGGACGGCCTCGTCCGTGCCACGGCGAGGGCGTTCCGCCGCGCGGGGAGCGCCGCCCGCCGTCCGCAGACCGGGCTGCTGCACCAGTACTACGCCCAGGCCGTCGTCGGTCTGGGGTTCCTGCTCGTCCTGCTGCTCGTGGTGAGGTAG